A region of Clostridium acetobutylicum ATCC 824 DNA encodes the following proteins:
- a CDS encoding TIGR01906 family membrane protein has protein sequence MLKLSNFLQVLLSILVFIFIFFIIVKFTVAFKYLYYYDIKALSITSNFNNTIESYSGKKIVLNDKQVKEDYSYMISYINGNTKKKTFDLPNLPSSEHGKIHFMDVEKIIKKINMVAFSISLPMLIGIILCFIKRKKLYLKITSILLFVTPVIIGVLSLNGFSDIFIKFHKLFFNNNYWLFDPAYDPIILLLPEEFFFHCFILILLLCFICGGILMKLYRSKKLN, from the coding sequence ATGTTAAAATTATCGAACTTTTTACAAGTGTTGCTATCCATTTTAGTTTTTATATTTATATTTTTTATTATAGTAAAATTCACTGTAGCCTTTAAATACCTCTATTACTATGATATAAAAGCTCTAAGTATAACATCAAATTTCAATAATACTATAGAAAGCTATTCAGGCAAAAAAATCGTTTTAAACGATAAACAAGTTAAAGAAGATTATAGTTATATGATATCTTACATAAATGGAAACACCAAAAAAAAGACCTTTGACCTACCAAACTTACCATCTTCAGAACATGGTAAAATTCACTTTATGGACGTAGAAAAAATTATAAAAAAAATTAACATGGTAGCTTTTTCTATATCTTTACCTATGTTAATTGGAATTATACTCTGCTTTATTAAGAGAAAAAAACTGTATTTAAAGATTACTTCTATTTTACTGTTTGTCACTCCAGTTATTATAGGCGTATTATCTTTAAATGGTTTTTCTGATATTTTTATAAAGTTTCATAAATTATTTTTTAACAATAATTACTGGCTTTTTGATCCAGCATATGATCCTATAATACTACTTCTTCCAGAAGAATTTTTCTTTCACTGCTTTATATTAATACTTTTACTCTGCTTTATATGTGGAGGTATACTAATGAAATTATATAGGTCAAAGAAATTAAATTAA
- the groL gene encoding chaperonin GroEL (60 kDa chaperone family; promotes refolding of misfolded polypeptides especially under stressful conditions; forms two stacked rings of heptamers to form a barrel-shaped 14mer; ends can be capped by GroES; misfolded proteins enter the barrel where they are refolded when GroES binds) gives MAKQILYGEEARRSMQKGVDKLADTVKVTLGPKGRNVVLDKKFGAPLITNDGVSIAKEIELEDPYENMGAQLVKEVATKTNDVAGDGTTTATLLAQAIIREGLKNVTAGANPMLIRNGIRLAVDKTVEGLKKVSKNVNGKEDIARVASISAADPEIGKLIADAMEKVGNEGVITVEESKSMGTELDVVEGMQFDRGYLSPYMVTDQEKMEAVLDDPYILITDKKIANIQEILPLLEQIVQQGKKLLIIADDVEGEALATLVVNKLRGTFNCVAVKAPGFGDRRKDMLRDIAILTGGEVISEELGKDLKDVKVEDLGSAESVKISKENTTIVNGRGDKSAIHDRVAQIRGQIEETTSDFDREKLQERLAKLAGGVAVVKVGAASETELKERKMRIEDALAATKAAVEEGIIAGGGTAYINVLPEVRELTSDEPDVQVGINIIVKALEEPVRQIAANAGLEGSVIIEKIINSEKGIGFDALHEKYVDMLSVGIVDPTKVTRSALQNAASVASTFLTTECAVADIPEKDKPEMPGGAPGMGMGGMY, from the coding sequence ATGGCAAAGCAAATATTATACGGAGAAGAAGCAAGAAGATCTATGCAAAAGGGCGTAGACAAACTTGCTGATACTGTTAAGGTTACTCTTGGACCAAAAGGAAGAAATGTTGTTTTAGATAAAAAATTTGGAGCACCACTTATAACAAATGATGGTGTAAGTATAGCAAAAGAAATAGAACTTGAAGATCCATATGAAAATATGGGTGCACAACTTGTTAAGGAAGTTGCAACTAAGACTAATGATGTAGCAGGAGACGGAACTACTACAGCAACACTTCTTGCACAAGCAATAATAAGAGAAGGACTTAAAAATGTTACAGCTGGAGCTAATCCAATGCTTATAAGAAATGGAATAAGATTAGCTGTAGATAAGACTGTTGAAGGACTTAAGAAAGTATCAAAGAATGTTAACGGAAAAGAAGATATAGCAAGAGTTGCATCAATTTCAGCAGCAGATCCTGAAATAGGAAAATTAATAGCTGATGCTATGGAGAAAGTAGGCAACGAAGGAGTTATAACTGTTGAAGAATCAAAATCAATGGGAACAGAACTTGATGTTGTTGAAGGTATGCAATTTGATAGAGGATATTTAAGCCCATACATGGTAACAGATCAAGAGAAAATGGAAGCTGTACTTGATGATCCATATATATTAATAACAGACAAGAAAATTGCAAATATACAAGAAATTCTTCCACTTCTTGAGCAGATAGTTCAACAGGGTAAAAAATTACTTATAATTGCTGATGATGTTGAAGGCGAAGCTTTAGCTACATTGGTTGTTAACAAATTAAGAGGAACATTTAACTGTGTTGCTGTTAAAGCTCCTGGATTTGGCGATAGAAGAAAAGATATGTTAAGAGACATAGCAATCCTTACAGGTGGAGAAGTTATATCAGAAGAGCTTGGAAAAGATCTTAAAGATGTAAAGGTTGAGGATCTTGGAAGTGCTGAAAGCGTTAAAATATCAAAAGAAAATACTACAATAGTAAATGGAAGAGGCGACAAGAGCGCAATCCATGACAGAGTTGCGCAAATAAGAGGTCAAATAGAAGAAACTACATCTGACTTTGATAGAGAAAAATTACAAGAAAGATTAGCAAAACTTGCTGGTGGAGTTGCAGTTGTTAAAGTTGGAGCTGCTTCAGAAACTGAATTAAAAGAGAGAAAAATGAGAATTGAAGATGCTCTTGCAGCTACAAAAGCAGCAGTTGAAGAAGGTATAATTGCTGGTGGTGGTACTGCTTACATCAATGTATTACCAGAAGTAAGAGAATTGACTTCAGACGAACCAGATGTTCAAGTTGGTATAAATATAATAGTTAAGGCTCTTGAAGAACCAGTAAGACAAATAGCTGCAAATGCAGGTCTTGAGGGATCAGTAATAATAGAAAAAATTATAAACAGTGAAAAAGGAATTGGATTTGATGCATTACATGAGAAATATGTTGATATGCTAAGTGTTGGAATTGTTGATCCAACTAAGGTTACAAGATCAGCACTTCAAAATGCGGCATCAGTTGCTTCAACATTCCTTACAACTGAGTGCGCTGTAGCAGATATTCCTGAAAAAGATAAACCTGAAATGCCAGGTGGAGCACCAGGAATGGGAATGGGCGGAATGTACTAA
- the guaB gene encoding IMP dehydrogenase, whose protein sequence is MAKILKQAYTFDDVLLVPNKSEVLPKEVDLSTNLTKKIKLNIPLMSAGMDTVTESKMAIAMAREGGIGIIHKNMTIAEQASEVDRVKRQENGVITNPISLSKDNSVQEALDLMKRYRISGVPITDNAGKLIGIITNRDIVFETDYSKKIEELMTTENLVTAPQGTTIDEAKNLLKKHKIEKLPLVDENFVLKGLITIKDIEKIRKFPNAAKDSQGRLLCGAGVGVTKDMMDRVKALVDASVDVIVLDTAHGHSQGVLEAVKTIKKAYPELQVIAGNVATAAAVHDLIEAGADCVKVGIGPGSICTTRVVAGIGVPQLTAVMDCVEEANKYGVPIIADGGIKYSGDIVKALAAGAKAVMMGSMFAGCEEAPGETEIYQGRSYKVYRGMGSLAAMQCGSKDRYFQEGNKKLVPEGVEGRVPFKGSVIETVFQILGGIRSGMGYLGSRNMTELFEKATFVVQTSAGLRESHPHDISITKEAPNYSVNQ, encoded by the coding sequence ATGGCAAAAATTCTAAAACAAGCTTACACATTTGATGATGTTTTACTTGTCCCAAATAAATCAGAGGTATTACCAAAAGAGGTTGATCTTTCCACAAATTTAACAAAAAAAATAAAGCTTAATATACCCCTAATGAGCGCAGGAATGGATACAGTTACTGAATCCAAAATGGCAATTGCTATGGCAAGAGAAGGCGGAATTGGAATAATTCACAAAAATATGACAATAGCAGAACAAGCAAGCGAAGTTGATAGAGTAAAAAGGCAAGAAAATGGAGTTATAACAAATCCTATATCCCTTTCAAAAGACAATTCAGTTCAAGAAGCACTTGATTTAATGAAAAGATATAGAATATCAGGTGTACCAATAACAGATAATGCAGGAAAACTAATAGGTATAATTACAAACAGAGATATTGTTTTCGAAACTGATTATTCAAAAAAAATAGAAGAGCTAATGACTACAGAAAATCTTGTAACAGCACCACAAGGAACTACTATAGATGAAGCAAAAAATCTTTTGAAAAAGCACAAGATAGAAAAGCTTCCTTTAGTAGATGAAAATTTTGTACTTAAAGGATTAATTACAATTAAAGATATAGAAAAAATAAGAAAGTTTCCTAATGCAGCAAAGGATTCACAAGGAAGATTACTTTGTGGAGCAGGTGTTGGAGTAACAAAAGATATGATGGATAGAGTTAAGGCTCTTGTAGATGCATCGGTAGATGTAATAGTTTTAGATACAGCACATGGACATTCACAAGGAGTTTTAGAGGCTGTAAAAACTATAAAAAAAGCTTATCCAGAACTTCAAGTTATAGCTGGAAATGTTGCTACAGCAGCTGCGGTTCATGACTTAATAGAAGCTGGAGCAGATTGTGTAAAGGTTGGTATAGGACCTGGTTCAATTTGTACTACAAGAGTTGTTGCTGGAATTGGAGTTCCACAGCTTACTGCTGTTATGGATTGTGTAGAAGAAGCTAATAAATACGGAGTTCCTATAATAGCAGACGGTGGAATAAAATACTCAGGAGATATAGTTAAGGCTCTAGCTGCAGGAGCAAAAGCAGTTATGATGGGTTCTATGTTTGCAGGTTGTGAAGAAGCTCCAGGTGAAACTGAAATATATCAAGGTAGAAGCTATAAAGTATATAGAGGAATGGGTTCTTTAGCAGCTATGCAGTGTGGAAGTAAGGATAGATACTTCCAAGAAGGAAACAAGAAGCTTGTTCCAGAAGGTGTTGAAGGAAGAGTTCCATTTAAGGGTTCTGTAATTGAAACAGTATTCCAAATACTTGGAGGAATTCGTTCAGGAATGGGATACTTAGGGTCAAGAAATATGACAGAGTTATTTGAAAAAGCAACTTTCGTAGTTCAAACATCAGCGGGCTTAAGAGAAAGTCATCCACATGATATTTCAATAACTAAAGAGGCACCTAACTACAGTGTAAATCAATAA
- the groES gene encoding co-chaperone GroES, with protein MKIRPLGDRVVIKRLEAEETTKSGIVLPSSAKEKPQMAEVVAVGPGGVVDGKEIQMQVKTGDKVFFSKYSGTEIKVDNEELLILRQDDILGIVEE; from the coding sequence ATGAAAATTAGACCACTTGGTGACAGAGTTGTTATTAAAAGATTAGAGGCAGAGGAGACTACTAAGAGCGGTATAGTATTACCTAGCTCAGCTAAAGAGAAACCTCAAATGGCAGAAGTTGTTGCAGTAGGTCCTGGTGGAGTTGTAGATGGCAAAGAAATTCAAATGCAAGTAAAGACAGGAGATAAAGTATTTTTCTCCAAATACAGTGGAACAGAAATAAAAGTTGACAATGAAGAATTGTTAATTTTAAGACAGGACGATATTTTAGGAATTGTAGAAGAATAA
- a CDS encoding EAL domain-containing protein, whose product MDILCEIEKILKNMNITTLFQPIISLSDCRILGYEALSRGPIDSPLYLPSDLFSAAKKYNKTWELELACRVTAIKNSKTLSPDKFLFINVDPEIIKSQNFQTSFSKEYLAKYNISPKNIIFEITERTAISDYKAFSKILKNYTSQGYKIALDDTGSGYSGLQTISETKPHYIKLDIELIHNIDRNNFKKLLVKSFVDFSKAAKLKLIAEGIETEGELKVLIDLGVYAGQGFFISKPNHDFCEIPESVKKIIITYNKLKKDYFNFRKYKIGTIAENYSSFDRKVSCSDLKNYFNKTSFTGACIVENSSPVGLVMKHTLDSVLATQYGVAIFSKRPVELVMDKNALVVDYNTSINSAAKMAMQRDTDKIYDYVIVTKNNTYYGIVTIKNLLEFTVTIEKNYAKELNPLTGLPGNILIEKTLSDILNSNESFCVLYLDLDNFKIYNDVYGFENGDKILKFTANTIKDCLLELFTFKNFVGHIGGDDFICIIKASLEECYKVSQLIIDRFDSGILKFFNEIDSKNKYIVGLDRKGVEDKFNLTSISIAGVYGNIAEFNTSVNLALYVSKLKKKSKLQRHSSYIIEEIKN is encoded by the coding sequence ATGGATATATTATGTGAAATAGAAAAAATTCTTAAAAACATGAATATAACTACCTTATTTCAGCCTATAATTTCTTTATCAGATTGTAGAATATTAGGGTACGAAGCTCTAAGTAGAGGCCCTATAGACTCTCCTCTTTATTTACCTAGCGATCTTTTCAGTGCTGCAAAAAAGTATAATAAAACTTGGGAACTTGAGCTTGCATGTAGAGTAACTGCAATAAAAAATTCTAAAACACTAAGTCCAGATAAATTTCTTTTTATAAATGTTGATCCTGAAATAATCAAAAGCCAAAACTTTCAAACAAGCTTTAGCAAAGAATATCTAGCTAAATATAATATATCACCTAAAAACATAATATTTGAAATAACTGAAAGAACTGCAATCTCAGACTATAAGGCCTTTTCAAAGATATTAAAGAACTATACTAGCCAAGGATACAAAATAGCACTAGATGACACAGGTTCTGGATATTCAGGCTTGCAAACTATATCTGAAACCAAACCTCATTATATAAAGCTTGATATAGAACTTATACACAACATAGATAGAAATAACTTTAAGAAACTTCTTGTAAAATCTTTTGTAGACTTTTCAAAAGCTGCTAAGCTAAAGTTAATAGCAGAAGGAATTGAAACAGAGGGTGAATTAAAAGTATTAATAGATTTGGGCGTTTATGCTGGACAGGGCTTCTTCATTTCAAAACCTAACCATGACTTTTGTGAAATACCTGAATCTGTTAAAAAAATCATCATAACCTATAATAAACTAAAAAAAGATTATTTTAATTTTCGCAAATATAAAATTGGGACTATTGCAGAAAATTATTCATCTTTTGACAGAAAAGTTTCATGTTCTGATTTGAAAAATTATTTTAACAAAACCTCCTTTACTGGTGCCTGTATTGTTGAAAACTCTTCACCCGTAGGCCTTGTTATGAAGCATACTCTTGATTCAGTCCTTGCAACACAATACGGCGTAGCTATATTTTCCAAACGCCCTGTAGAGCTTGTAATGGACAAGAATGCCCTCGTTGTAGATTATAATACAAGTATAAACAGTGCTGCTAAAATGGCAATGCAAAGAGATACTGATAAAATATATGATTATGTTATAGTTACTAAAAACAACACGTATTACGGTATAGTTACAATTAAAAATCTTCTTGAATTTACAGTAACTATAGAAAAAAACTATGCTAAAGAATTAAATCCACTTACAGGGCTTCCTGGAAACATCCTTATAGAAAAGACCTTATCAGATATTTTAAATTCAAACGAGTCTTTCTGTGTACTCTATCTAGATCTTGATAACTTTAAAATTTACAATGATGTTTATGGCTTTGAAAATGGAGATAAAATATTAAAATTCACTGCAAATACAATAAAGGACTGCCTTTTAGAACTGTTTACTTTTAAAAATTTTGTAGGTCATATAGGTGGTGATGATTTTATTTGTATTATAAAAGCCTCTCTAGAAGAATGTTACAAAGTAAGTCAACTTATAATTGATAGATTTGACAGTGGTATTCTTAAATTTTTTAATGAAATAGACAGTAAAAATAAATACATAGTGGGCTTAGACAGAAAAGGAGTTGAGGACAAATTTAATCTAACTTCCATTTCCATTGCCGGTGTTTATGGCAACATAGCAGAATTTAATACCAGTGTTAATCTTGCACTATATGTAAGTAAGCTAAAGAAGAAAAGTAAGCTGCAAAGACATAGTAGCTATATTATTGAAGAGATAAAAAACTAA